A DNA window from Drosophila virilis strain 15010-1051.87 chromosome 4, Dvir_AGI_RSII-ME, whole genome shotgun sequence contains the following coding sequences:
- the Crys gene encoding signal transducer and activator of transcription C, with amino-acid sequence MKRTCLLICVCLLTWNVASASYLRPIELNQLSKSSSLQQQQLQQQQQLRDLNNDDSNLDEATTILPSSSEDYDSRPQYTFAYDVRDTLTGDEKRQEEKRDGDLVKGQYSLVEPDGTRRIVDYTADDASGFNAIVSKQRLDERLSTSGASSSSTSSRYNSIEELQSRLTAHAIAEAQAIADAQHQSQLQLEAQARRESENQARLQSQQLMEQFQQQVQQTAQLRQQQEQQRQQQEQQLRELQRQQEQRDREQRERDQERRQLREREQERRLSQSQNQNQRLLERLSNQQQSLLLPSSNQLLGQSVQANVVSHPPTLISRLPSVSTSNLLLSGERDLDGWRQLPTARLNIERTGQSVILAHPSSASVQAQLIGSPLLLNSANLNGLITTRLNGNAARAGASISWTQGGRLLDNELWQLDRLEEHDSRREDNRRAEEQRLESEELRSISSSSERSGNRRAQW; translated from the exons ATGAAACGG ACCTGCCTGTTGATCTGCGTGTGCCTTCTGACCTGGAATGTGGCCAGTGCGTCCTATCTGCGACCCATCGAACTCAACCAATTGAGCAAGTCAAGCAGtctccaacaacaacaactacaacagcagcagcagctgcgtgaCTTGAACAATGATGACTCCAATTTGGATGAAGCCACGACCATTTTGCCTAGCTCCAGCGAGGATTACGACAGCCGACCACAGTACACATTTGCATACGATGTGCGCGATACGCTGACCGGGGACGAGAAACGACAGGAGGAGAAGCGCGATGGCGATTTAGTTAAGGGACAATATTCGCTCGTCGAGCCGGACGGCACGCGACGCATTGTGGACTACACGGCGGATGATGCAAGCGGCTTCAATGCAATCGTATCAAAGCAGCGTCTGGATGAACGTCTCAGCACATCAGGGGCATCCTCCTCCTCAACATCCTCTCGTTACAATAGCATTGAGGAGCTGCAGTCTCGCCTCACAGCCCACGCCATTGCCGAGGCCCAGGCCATAGCCGATGCCCAACACCAGTCGCAATTGCAGCTGGAAGCACAGGCGCGCCGTGAATCCGAAAACCAAGCGCGCCTGCAATCTCAACAGCTGATGGAACAGTTCCAGCAGCAAGTGCAGCAAACGGCCCAGCTgcgccagcagcaggagcaacagcgtcagcaacaagagcaacagctaCGCGAATTGCAGCGCCAGCAAGAGCAGCGCGATCGTGAACAACGCGAACGTGACCAGGAGCGTCGTCAGCTGCGCGAGCGGGAACAAGAACGGCGTCTTAGCCAGagccaaaaccaaaatcaGCGTCTTCTCGAGCGTCTCAGCAATCAGCAGCAATCGTTGCTGTTGCCCAGCTCCAATCAGCTGCTTGGACAAAGTGTTCAGGCCAACGTTGTTTCCCATCCGCCCACTCTGATATCTCGCCTGCCTTCGGTATCAACAAGTAACCTTCTGCTGTCTGGGGAACGTGATCTGGATGGCTGGCGCCAATTGCCCACCGCCCGTCTTAACATCGAGCGCACCGGCCAGTCCGTCATCTTGGCACATCCGTCCAGTGCTTCGGTGCAGGCACAGCTCATCGGCTCGCCGCTGTTATTGAATTCAGCCAACCTGAATGGATTGATCACGACGCGCCTCAATGGCAACGCAGCACGCGCCGGCGCCTCCATCAGCTGGACCCAGGGAGGTCGTTTGCTGGACAACGAGCTGTGGCAACTCGACCGTCTCGAGGAACATGACAGCCGTCGCGAAGACAATCGTCGGGCAGAGGAGCAGCGTCTTGAGAGCGAGGAGCTACGCTCAATCAGCTCTAGCTCGGAGCGTAGCGGCAACCGACGAGCTCAATGGTAA